AACTGCACAGCAGTTTATCCGCGAGGTTAATTCCTCTGTAGTGATGGTCAATGCATCCTCCCGTTTTTCCGACGGAGGGCAGTTAGGGCTCGGTGCTGAAATCGGCATATCCACTACCAAACTCCACGCCTATGGTCCCATGGGCCTGGAATCCCTCACCACGAAAAAATTTGTGGTCATGGGAGATGGACAGGTGAGAGAATGAGGATGTGAGGGTACAAAAGCACGAGGGAGAGATGGAGAGACGTGATTTGATAGAGCCGGTCTGGAAAAACTTGAGAGTGACTAATTTCACCCGATTGTGATTTGATACCAAAACGGACCGGCAAACAATAACAGAGGTCAAAATGGATTTATTACTTTAATTATGATAATGATAAGGAATACAAAAGATTATAACAGAGTGTTCCTGGCGATATGACACCCAAAAATTTCCAGAAAATAGTTCCTGTCGCTCACAAGTAATTTTATTTTTTTACTTTATTTTTGTAGGTATTTCAAAAATTCTTACATTTAACAATCAATTAAATTTTGTAAATGGCACCACAACAAGATTTATAAAGGAGACAGCCCCATAAAATTCCTCAACAAAACCACCCTCTTTTTAATCTTCACATTCGGCATCAGTGTTGCCCTGGCCGGTGGATTTGTCCTCTTCGGCGGGGAATACGGCGGCATCAGCGGCACGATCATGGCTACAGTCTATATGTTCATCCCCATGCTGAGTGTGCTGATCGTGGAAAAACTTGTCCACAAAGAAGCCATTAAATCACGCCTTCTTATATCGTTTAAACTGAACCGCTGGTTTGTCGTGGCCTGGCTGATCACACCCCTTATCGGCTTTGGGACCTTCGGCATCAGCCTGCTGTTTCCCGATGTTTCCTTCAGTCCCGATATGGCCGGGATGATGAAACGCTTCGAAACCATGATGACACCGGAACAACTGGAATATATCAGACAATCCATTGAGACCTATCCGCTCCATCCCTTCTGGATATCGATTCTGCAAGGACTCCTAGCCGGAATTATCATTAATGCCGTGATAGCTTTTGGTGAAGAACTGGGATGGCGAGGATTCCTCCTGAATCAATTCAAGGAGATATTCTTCCTGAAAGCATCGCTGACGATTGGCTTTATCTGGGGGATCTGGCATACCCCCATTATCCTGAGGGGACACAATTATCCCCGGCATCCTCAACCGGGTGTGCTCATGATGATAATCTGGTGCATTTTGCTGACACCTCTCTTTCTTTATGTGACGATTAAATCAGGCTCGGTTATCGCTGCGGCTGTCATGCACGGCACCCTCAACGGCACCGCCGGCATTGCCATCATG
This genomic interval from Candidatus Neomarinimicrobiota bacterium contains the following:
- a CDS encoding CPBP family intramembrane metalloprotease; this translates as MATVYMFIPMLSVLIVEKLVHKEAIKSRLLISFKLNRWFVVAWLITPLIGFGTFGISLLFPDVSFSPDMAGMMKRFETMMTPEQLEYIRQSIETYPLHPFWISILQGLLAGIIINAVIAFGEELGWRGFLLNQFKEIFFLKASLTIGFIWGIWHTPIILRGHNYPRHPQPGVLMMIIWCILLTPLFLYVTIKSGSVIAAAVMHGTLNGTAGIAIMMIDGGNDLTVGMTGLAGFLSLAVFLAGLFVYDSFISKEKVMRQPISNNLM